A window of the Clostridia bacterium genome harbors these coding sequences:
- a CDS encoding ABC transporter permease: protein MNFIIIIKQAIRFGVVFLYGSTGETIVEKSGHLNLGIPGIMCLGGVGGSMGAYWAYKALYHGAQTPHLGWVAAVVIFSAIAMALIFGGAGGLLYGLFTITMRCNQNVTGLTLTTFGAGVLGFWGTQMGDKEISFAPVSRLAFTKALFFFNGKVPDDWFSTIFLSHGVLVYLGILIAILVAIYIKFTRSGLAMRAVGENPAAADAAGINVIAHKYVSCVVGAAIAGIGGAFYLLDCTRGSLEYVIDAMGWLAVALVIFSLWRPGIGIFGSFIFGFLYILPQYIEGVALAEKELLKVIPYAATALVLIVISFFNKRETQPPAWLGLPYFREDR, encoded by the coding sequence ATGAATTTCATTATCATTATCAAACAAGCCATTCGTTTCGGCGTCGTGTTCCTCTACGGCTCTACGGGCGAGACCATCGTGGAAAAATCCGGCCACCTCAACCTCGGCATCCCCGGCATCATGTGCTTAGGTGGCGTGGGCGGCAGCATGGGCGCCTACTGGGCGTACAAAGCCCTGTATCACGGGGCGCAAACGCCGCATTTGGGCTGGGTAGCCGCCGTCGTCATCTTTTCGGCCATCGCCATGGCGCTGATATTCGGCGGCGCGGGCGGCCTGTTGTACGGATTGTTCACCATCACCATGCGTTGCAACCAAAACGTCACCGGTCTTACCCTCACCACCTTCGGCGCGGGCGTGCTGGGTTTTTGGGGTACGCAAATGGGCGACAAAGAAATCAGTTTTGCACCCGTCAGCCGTTTGGCTTTTACCAAGGCGCTGTTCTTCTTCAACGGCAAAGTGCCGGATGATTGGTTCAGCACGATATTCCTGTCGCACGGCGTGTTGGTGTATCTCGGCATTCTCATCGCCATTTTGGTGGCTATTTATATCAAGTTTACCCGTTCGGGTTTGGCCATGCGCGCGGTCGGAGAAAATCCCGCCGCGGCGGACGCCGCCGGCATCAACGTCATCGCGCACAAGTACGTGTCCTGCGTGGTGGGCGCGGCCATCGCCGGCATCGGCGGCGCGTTCTATCTTTTGGACTGTACCCGCGGCTCGTTGGAGTACGTCATCGACGCGATGGGCTGGCTTGCGGTCGCTTTGGTCATCTTCTCGCTGTGGCGTCCGGGCATCGGCATTTTCGGCTCCTTCATTTTCGGCTTCCTCTACATTTTGCCCCAGTACATAGAGGGCGTGGCCCTGGCCGAGAAAGAGCTCCTCAAAGTCATTCCCTACGCGGCTACGGCTTTGGTCCTCATCGTCATCAGTTTCTTCAACAAGCGCGAGACGCAACCCCCCGCCTGGCTCGGGTTGCCGTACTTCCGCGAAGACCGATAG
- a CDS encoding ROK family protein — MRYYLGIDIGGMSIKVGVVDEEGNILAKCTDVTPIGDVDAAVRVMDRLCRQVAIDAEIRWDEIDGVGAGAPGTVCDGVVTYATNLGWYGVPLADRLKEAMGKTAAVGNDANCALLAEWRLGAARGKTNVAMITLGTGIGTAFVTDGHLLLGNGSASGEGGHIRVKQLGRKCSCGREDCWELYASASSLLERTRELIAREPQGQCALIARKKGKVDGFVLFEAIEAGDQAAERVLHDFQVDVADGLANIANLLRPEVIVMGGGICAQDRLVAPLEEMVNARTLGGANNPHVYVVKPRFFNDAGIVGAAAQVMP, encoded by the coding sequence ATGAGATATTATTTGGGTATAGATATAGGCGGCATGAGCATCAAAGTCGGCGTTGTGGACGAAGAGGGCAACATTCTCGCCAAGTGTACGGACGTGACGCCCATAGGGGACGTAGACGCCGCCGTCCGCGTGATGGACAGGTTGTGTCGGCAGGTCGCCATAGACGCCGAGATACGCTGGGACGAAATAGACGGCGTGGGTGCGGGCGCACCCGGCACCGTGTGCGACGGCGTAGTGACCTACGCCACCAATTTGGGGTGGTACGGCGTGCCTTTGGCCGACCGTCTCAAAGAAGCGATGGGCAAGACTGCGGCCGTCGGCAACGACGCCAACTGCGCGCTGTTGGCCGAATGGCGCTTGGGCGCCGCGCGCGGCAAGACCAACGTGGCGATGATCACCCTGGGCACGGGCATAGGCACCGCGTTCGTGACGGACGGGCACCTTCTATTGGGAAACGGCTCCGCTTCGGGCGAGGGCGGCCATATTCGCGTCAAACAGTTGGGGCGCAAGTGCAGTTGCGGCAGAGAGGATTGTTGGGAATTGTACGCTTCCGCTTCGTCTTTGCTCGAACGCACCCGCGAATTGATCGCACGCGAGCCGCAGGGGCAATGCGCCCTCATCGCCCGCAAAAAGGGCAAAGTGGACGGCTTCGTGCTGTTCGAGGCCATCGAGGCGGGCGACCAAGCCGCCGAGCGCGTTTTGCACGATTTCCAGGTGGACGTGGCGGACGGTCTCGCCAATATCGCCAATTTGCTGCGCCCCGAGGTGATCGTGATGGGCGGCGGCATTTGCGCGCAGGATAGGCTCGTCGCGCCTCTGGAAGAAATGGTCAACGCCCGCACCTTGGGCGGCGCCAATAATCCGCACGTCTACGTCGTCAAACCCCGCTTCTTCAACGACGCGGGCATCGTGGGCGCGGCCGCGCAGGTGATGCCATGA
- a CDS encoding TIGR03960 family B12-binding radical SAM protein, which yields MSLDYSSVWARVDKPARYVGGEYNCPTMTKKGVRFCFCMPDLYEVGMSNLGLRLLYHRINDMDGAECERCFAPALDCAALLREAGLPLPSIETKTPLAEFDMVGFSVQYEMLYSNILYMLDLAGIPFYAKDRDERYPILIAGGPCAVNPEPFADFFDIVDIGEGEEMLPEIIEVYRKHKNDPVGYDKMAFLREVSTVEGVYVPLLNTPNDRKTVKKRFLDDFETAYYPADQIVSNIEIVHDRAMVELYRGCANGCRFCQAGFYYRPMRYRSAQKVAEICRKVIDGTGYAEISLGSLSTGDYPYLRELLRDLKPDVERRHVNLALPSLRLDTFDGEFSEGSRKSSLTFAPEAGTQRLRDVINKNITDEDIVRSMTFAFRQGYNSVKLYFMIGLPTETDEDLLGIADTCRRIRGVYRAETGRKDITISVSCNVLIPKPLTPFQWEAQIDTEEMLRRQLLVKNALREVKGVSYHYHDNTVSELEGIFARGDRKLAPVIERAYRMGACFDGWTEHFKYDVWKEALRECGIDERVYLDAQPLDKPLAWEFVDCGVSRRYLLRERERAYQNQTTPSCNKGCQGCGCRCKIVRDGGAE from the coding sequence ATGAGTCTCGACTATTCGAGCGTCTGGGCGCGGGTAGACAAGCCCGCGAGATACGTGGGCGGGGAGTATAACTGCCCCACGATGACCAAAAAGGGCGTGCGCTTTTGCTTTTGTATGCCCGACCTCTACGAGGTGGGGATGAGCAATTTGGGGCTTCGGCTTCTCTATCATCGCATCAACGATATGGACGGAGCGGAGTGCGAGCGCTGTTTTGCGCCCGCGTTGGATTGTGCGGCGCTTCTTAGGGAAGCGGGGCTTCCCCTGCCGTCCATCGAGACCAAAACGCCCCTTGCGGAGTTCGACATGGTGGGGTTTTCGGTGCAATACGAAATGCTGTACTCGAATATCCTCTATATGCTCGACTTGGCGGGCATACCTTTCTACGCCAAAGACCGTGACGAACGCTATCCCATTCTCATCGCGGGCGGGCCTTGCGCCGTCAACCCCGAGCCTTTCGCCGACTTTTTCGACATAGTGGACATAGGCGAGGGCGAGGAGATGCTGCCCGAGATCATAGAGGTTTACCGCAAGCACAAAAACGACCCCGTAGGCTACGACAAGATGGCGTTTCTGCGAGAGGTAAGCACCGTAGAAGGGGTATACGTACCCCTGCTAAACACGCCAAACGACCGCAAAACGGTCAAGAAACGCTTTTTGGACGACTTCGAGACGGCCTACTATCCCGCCGATCAAATCGTCAGCAACATCGAGATAGTGCACGACCGCGCGATGGTCGAACTCTATCGCGGGTGCGCCAACGGGTGCCGCTTTTGCCAGGCGGGCTTTTACTACCGCCCTATGCGCTACCGCAGTGCCCAAAAGGTGGCGGAGATTTGCCGCAAGGTCATAGACGGCACGGGATACGCCGAGATCTCGTTGGGCAGTTTGTCCACGGGCGACTACCCGTATCTGCGCGAGTTGCTGCGGGATCTCAAGCCCGACGTCGAGCGGCGGCACGTCAATTTGGCCCTGCCGTCCCTTCGTCTCGACACGTTCGACGGGGAGTTCTCGGAGGGTTCGCGCAAGTCCTCGCTGACCTTTGCGCCCGAGGCGGGCACGCAACGGCTACGCGACGTCATCAACAAGAATATCACGGACGAGGATATCGTTCGCTCCATGACCTTTGCCTTCCGTCAAGGGTACAACAGTGTCAAACTCTATTTTATGATAGGGTTGCCCACCGAGACGGACGAGGACCTGTTGGGCATCGCGGACACTTGCCGTCGCATACGCGGCGTATATCGCGCCGAGACGGGGCGAAAGGATATCACCATATCCGTCAGTTGCAACGTGCTGATTCCCAAGCCCCTGACGCCTTTTCAATGGGAAGCGCAGATCGACACCGAGGAGATGCTCCGCAGACAACTGCTGGTCAAAAACGCGCTCCGCGAGGTGAAGGGCGTCAGTTACCACTACCACGACAACACGGTCAGCGAGTTGGAAGGCATTTTCGCGCGCGGCGACCGCAAATTGGCGCCGGTCATCGAGCGTGCCTACCGAATGGGCGCGTGCTTCGACGGCTGGACCGAGCATTTCAAGTACGACGTGTGGAAAGAGGCCCTAAGGGAGTGCGGCATCGACGAGCGCGTCTATCTGGACGCGCAGCCCTTGGATAAGCCCCTCGCTTGGGAGTTCGTGGACTGCGGCGTCAGCCGCCGCTACTTGTTGCGCGAGCGCGAGCGGGCCTATCAAAATCAAACTACCCCGAGTTGCAACAAGGGTTGCCAAGGGTGCGGTTGCCGATGCAAAATCGTCCGAGACGGGGGTGCGGAATGA
- a CDS encoding DUF2344 domain-containing protein, with protein sequence MITLKYCKEDALVYTSHIDLLRLVERTLRRADVDVRFSQGYNPHMLVNLGITLPLGVGSRCEYFTADAECTPDDFLARYNRACPAGLRGLAAWQVDKNPNLAGTVAAADYRIAGDVGDKAAALRAVALRRSYVIDYPSKKDPAAQKDVAPLLYAFAADCGGVDVRMAAGNVTVRPQLLVDAMAKEFGVAFREGGVVRLRQYVRGADGAFVDVDALLDGIAHAKAYV encoded by the coding sequence ATGATCACGTTGAAGTATTGCAAAGAAGACGCCTTGGTGTACACCTCGCATATCGACCTATTGCGCTTGGTCGAGCGCACCTTGCGCCGCGCCGACGTGGACGTGCGATTCAGCCAAGGCTACAACCCCCATATGCTGGTCAATCTCGGCATCACCTTGCCCTTGGGCGTGGGGAGCCGATGCGAATATTTCACGGCGGACGCCGAATGTACGCCCGACGACTTCCTTGCGCGCTACAACCGCGCTTGCCCCGCAGGGCTTCGGGGGCTTGCCGCCTGGCAGGTGGACAAAAACCCCAATTTGGCGGGGACGGTGGCGGCGGCCGATTACCGCATAGCGGGCGACGTGGGCGACAAAGCCGCCGCTTTACGGGCCGTTGCTCTGCGGCGTAGTTACGTCATCGACTACCCGTCCAAAAAGGATCCCGCGGCCCAAAAAGACGTGGCGCCCCTTCTATACGCCTTCGCGGCGGACTGTGGCGGTGTGGACGTGCGTATGGCGGCGGGCAACGTGACCGTGCGGCCGCAACTTTTGGTGGACGCCATGGCCAAGGAGTTCGGCGTAGCCTTCCGCGAGGGGGGCGTGGTGCGCCTGCGGCAATACGTGCGTGGTGCGGACGGTGCTTTCGTCGACGTGGACGCGCTGTTGGACGGCATAGCGCACGCCAAGGCCTATGTTTGA
- a CDS encoding ribonuclease E/G: MFDSLWLSPKAGRYAYFAGGKLWQADALASAAPIFRVRVTRAAPALKGAFCDAGDRSVLLSCGKEPVPAVGEYVYVQEEEAASGTKLAVCGLHPVLAGDYVLYYPDRAGLRFAKALSQEVRTACTAAFPEGVGCLVRTSVGVQDVPKALEELHAIQALWYEKNRYVGVGLVHKGAVDYRRYMRAARETTTDDQALAERYGLRYAPDLALRFEREVDPVLAGLHRVVTAGDVELVVEKTEAAWVVDVNGKGHALDTPDGNAALAVNLTAGEEILRQINLRNMTGMILVDFVSMPAKYNETLMAALRKAAETDERLRVVDMTALGVVEMTRSHR, translated from the coding sequence ATGTTTGACAGCCTGTGGTTGAGCCCCAAGGCGGGGCGTTACGCCTATTTTGCGGGCGGCAAGTTGTGGCAAGCGGACGCGCTCGCGTCGGCGGCACCCATCTTTCGCGTGCGTGTAACGCGCGCCGCTCCCGCGCTCAAAGGCGCGTTTTGCGACGCGGGCGACCGTTCGGTATTGCTGTCCTGCGGCAAAGAGCCCGTTCCCGCGGTGGGCGAGTACGTCTACGTGCAGGAAGAAGAGGCGGCCTCGGGCACCAAGTTGGCGGTGTGCGGGCTTCATCCCGTCTTGGCGGGCGATTATGTGCTGTACTATCCCGATAGAGCGGGGCTGCGGTTCGCCAAAGCGTTGTCCCAAGAGGTGCGCACGGCGTGCACGGCGGCTTTCCCCGAAGGGGTGGGGTGCTTGGTACGCACCTCGGTAGGCGTGCAAGACGTGCCCAAGGCGCTCGAAGAATTGCACGCCATACAGGCGCTATGGTACGAAAAAAACCGATACGTAGGGGTAGGATTGGTGCACAAAGGCGCGGTGGACTACCGCAGATATATGCGCGCCGCGAGGGAAACGACGACGGACGACCAAGCGCTTGCCGAGCGGTACGGATTGCGCTACGCCCCCGACCTCGCCCTTCGCTTCGAGCGCGAAGTGGATCCCGTGTTGGCGGGGCTTCACCGCGTGGTGACGGCGGGCGACGTGGAATTGGTCGTCGAGAAGACCGAAGCCGCTTGGGTGGTGGACGTCAACGGCAAAGGCCACGCCCTCGATACGCCCGACGGCAACGCCGCCTTGGCGGTCAACCTGACGGCGGGCGAGGAGATACTGCGGCAGATCAACCTCAGGAATATGACGGGTATGATATTGGTGGATTTCGTGTCCATGCCCGCCAAATACAACGAAACGTTGATGGCGGCCTTGCGCAAAGCGGCCGAAACGGACGAACGACTGCGCGTCGTGGATATGACGGCGCTGGGCGTCGTCGAAATGACGAGAAGTCACAGATAA
- a CDS encoding zinc ribbon domain-containing protein: protein MEKTKRSKSDIATTVLWVLALACMVAGGVMIIVGSRPLREYITALLGAAFNGGGLPDTPTLHDFGVAIGGIVVLLAGIAFVYAANIVKKNARRAQAEEAKNAQMLMQLNQGYVKDEAPAEETPADETRYAHFCFRCGKPIEKKEYNYCPYCGTTVARLDREMADLAQPIDTKDIEVTDEPMWGRMPVEEGQNAPKAPRKCLYCGNELKDGEEACPICGHKMRYE, encoded by the coding sequence ATGGAAAAGACGAAAAGAAGCAAAAGCGATATTGCGACCACCGTTTTGTGGGTGTTGGCCCTCGCGTGCATGGTGGCGGGCGGCGTGATGATCATCGTGGGCAGTCGACCCTTGCGAGAATATATCACCGCCCTGTTGGGCGCCGCATTCAACGGCGGCGGGTTGCCCGATACGCCCACGTTGCACGATTTCGGCGTGGCCATCGGCGGCATCGTAGTGCTACTCGCGGGCATTGCCTTCGTGTACGCCGCCAATATCGTCAAGAAAAACGCCCGTCGCGCCCAAGCCGAAGAGGCCAAAAACGCGCAAATGCTCATGCAACTCAACCAAGGGTACGTCAAGGACGAAGCGCCCGCCGAGGAAACGCCCGCGGACGAAACGCGCTACGCGCATTTCTGTTTCCGTTGCGGCAAGCCCATCGAAAAAAAAGAATACAACTATTGTCCCTATTGCGGCACCACGGTGGCGCGGTTGGATAGGGAGATGGCCGATTTGGCACAGCCTATCGACACCAAGGATATAGAGGTGACGGACGAGCCCATGTGGGGCAGAATGCCCGTCGAAGAGGGGCAGAACGCCCCCAAAGCGCCGCGCAAGTGCTTGTATTGCGGCAACGAACTGAAAGACGGAGAGGAGGCCTGTCCCATTTGCGGGCATAAAATGAGATATGAGTAA
- a CDS encoding MBL fold metallo-hydrolase yields the protein MKRTIWILLTVLLVAALAATFAACDLVDKVLQKAEQIVEDMEKEAEKAEQEENGGQTDASDPTDGTGTNAQNGGQSGRTEDKTDVEAKTGDVVLEEGDLSFHFLTLGNNRTGDSTYIKIGDVDILIDAGSRQNSAATIIEYVNRYCTDGKLEYVIATHAHQDHLTGFYGLKGKDGNYAGVLHAFDVGTIIEFARTNATSGVYTNYCAARDYAVTKGAKAYTALECWNNQKGAQRSYTLAEGVTMDVLYQDYYEKDSSDENNYSVCVMFNYGDSHYLFTGDLEKEGESSLVEKNELPHCKLFKGGHHGSYTANTAKLMQAIQPDVVCVCCCCGSKEYTSVNENTFPSQAFFDRVLPYTDRIFATTLTEFVPSEDDDDEFDEVAKDMNGNIVVVTDGATLSVNCSGNATPVPYTEWFASNRTWPEGARALYDKPVEGQNEQSPPAEGEQQPAEGDGQEPQAGGGGEA from the coding sequence ATGAAGAGAACGATATGGATTTTGTTGACGGTATTGCTGGTAGCCGCCCTCGCCGCGACGTTCGCCGCGTGCGATTTGGTGGACAAAGTGCTGCAAAAGGCGGAGCAGATCGTCGAAGATATGGAAAAAGAGGCCGAAAAGGCCGAACAAGAAGAAAACGGCGGCCAAACGGACGCCTCTGACCCCACCGACGGCACGGGTACCAACGCGCAAAACGGCGGTCAAAGCGGGCGCACCGAGGACAAGACGGACGTCGAGGCCAAGACGGGCGACGTGGTGCTGGAGGAGGGAGATTTGAGTTTCCACTTCCTCACGCTGGGCAACAACCGCACGGGCGACAGCACCTATATCAAGATAGGGGACGTGGATATTCTCATCGACGCGGGTAGCCGTCAAAACTCCGCCGCCACCATCATCGAGTACGTCAACCGCTACTGCACGGACGGCAAGTTGGAGTACGTCATCGCCACTCACGCCCATCAGGATCACCTGACGGGCTTCTACGGATTGAAGGGCAAGGACGGCAACTACGCGGGCGTGTTGCACGCCTTCGACGTGGGCACCATCATCGAGTTTGCCCGCACCAACGCCACCTCGGGCGTGTACACCAACTACTGCGCGGCGCGTGATTACGCGGTGACGAAAGGCGCCAAAGCCTACACCGCTTTGGAGTGCTGGAACAACCAAAAGGGCGCGCAACGCAGTTATACGCTGGCCGAGGGCGTGACGATGGACGTGCTGTACCAAGACTACTACGAGAAGGACAGTTCGGACGAAAACAACTACTCGGTATGCGTGATGTTCAACTACGGCGACAGCCACTACCTTTTCACGGGCGACCTCGAAAAAGAGGGCGAGAGCAGTCTCGTGGAGAAAAACGAATTGCCGCATTGCAAGTTGTTCAAGGGCGGCCATCACGGCTCCTACACGGCCAACACCGCCAAATTGATGCAGGCCATTCAGCCCGACGTGGTGTGCGTGTGCTGTTGCTGTGGCTCCAAGGAATATACTTCGGTCAATGAAAACACCTTCCCCTCGCAGGCTTTCTTCGACCGCGTGCTGCCCTACACCGACCGGATCTTCGCCACCACGCTGACCGAGTTCGTGCCCTCCGAGGACGACGATGACGAATTTGACGAGGTGGCCAAGGATATGAACGGCAACATCGTGGTGGTGACCGATGGCGCCACGCTGTCCGTCAATTGTTCGGGCAACGCCACGCCCGTACCCTATACCGAGTGGTTTGCCTCCAATCGCACCTGGCCCGAGGGCGCGCGCGCCTTGTACGACAAGCCCGTCGAGGGGCAGAACGAGCAAAGTCCGCCCGCCGAGGGTGAGCAGCAACCCGCCGAGGGCGACGGACAAGAGCCGCAAGCGGGCGGGGGCGGCGAAGCGTAA
- a CDS encoding PrsW family intramembrane metalloprotease: MWLSILAFVISLVPSVLIVVWMFRRRKDDLAYKKGCKSALIRGLVSVLPILLVSGALYLATRVFKWAGIADMPPLLYAAIYNFIVLAFAEELVKYLSFRFLLKKKRGNYSWADVVAFMVIIGTAFGLVEDIPYAIGANVMTMFVRGLTMGHVGYALIMGWFYGKRLQTGKKGYDVLAFLVPWAIHGLYDFSLSQELMAVNENFMFLGLGLAALSLALLIVMICFFVRVRKRNLEKYLTPVIFAAETVEGTEETEDGAESPSATEATTETAQTEVAAEAEPSADDGTNDVPRGNGDGGTTE; encoded by the coding sequence ATGTGGTTGTCTATTTTGGCTTTTGTGATCAGTCTCGTGCCGTCTGTGTTGATCGTCGTATGGATGTTCCGACGGCGCAAGGACGATTTGGCATACAAAAAAGGGTGTAAGAGCGCGTTGATACGGGGCTTGGTCTCGGTGTTGCCCATCTTGCTCGTTTCGGGCGCGCTGTATCTCGCCACCAGGGTTTTCAAATGGGCGGGGATAGCGGATATGCCGCCTTTGCTCTATGCGGCAATCTACAATTTCATCGTATTGGCGTTTGCCGAGGAATTGGTCAAGTATCTCTCGTTTCGCTTTTTGCTCAAAAAGAAGAGGGGCAACTATTCTTGGGCGGACGTGGTGGCCTTTATGGTCATTATCGGCACGGCTTTCGGCCTTGTCGAAGATATACCGTACGCTATCGGCGCCAACGTCATGACGATGTTTGTCCGCGGCCTCACGATGGGGCACGTGGGCTACGCGCTCATCATGGGTTGGTTCTATGGCAAAAGATTGCAAACGGGCAAAAAAGGCTATGACGTATTGGCCTTTTTGGTGCCGTGGGCCATTCACGGGTTGTACGATTTTTCGCTGTCGCAAGAGTTGATGGCCGTCAACGAAAACTTTATGTTCTTGGGCTTGGGGCTTGCGGCGTTGAGCCTTGCGCTACTCATCGTGATGATTTGTTTCTTCGTGCGGGTGCGCAAACGCAACCTCGAAAAGTATTTGACGCCCGTGATCTTCGCCGCGGAAACGGTTGAGGGCACGGAAGAGACCGAGGACGGAGCGGAAAGTCCCTCCGCAACCGAGGCCACGACCGAAACGGCCCAAACCGAAGTCGCCGCCGAGGCGGAGCCGTCGGCGGACGACGGGACGAACGACGTTCCCCGTGGCAATGGGGACGGCGGCACGACGGAATAG
- a CDS encoding response regulator transcription factor: protein MAYKVLIVEDQDIPRELFEIYVRASERFEHLLSTSNASAALAVCRNNQVDLVLMDVMTELEHSGLDAAEEIKRQFPHIKIIVVTSMPEYSWLSRARAIGVDSFWYKDGQKNSLLDVMERTMAGERIYPDETPLIRIGNATNHEFTERELDVLKELTTGDTNAEIAERLFISVATVKSHIQHLMEKTGFKTRTELVSEARGLGIVIKDKREG, encoded by the coding sequence ATGGCGTACAAAGTGCTGATCGTAGAGGACCAGGATATACCGCGGGAACTCTTTGAGATTTACGTTAGGGCAAGCGAGCGATTCGAGCATCTCTTGTCCACCTCCAACGCGTCGGCTGCACTCGCGGTGTGCCGCAACAACCAAGTAGACCTCGTGTTGATGGACGTGATGACCGAGTTGGAGCACAGCGGGTTGGACGCGGCCGAGGAGATCAAGCGGCAATTCCCCCATATCAAGATTATCGTCGTCACCTCTATGCCCGAATACTCTTGGCTGTCGCGGGCGCGGGCCATCGGCGTGGATTCGTTTTGGTACAAGGACGGGCAGAAAAACAGCCTTCTTGACGTGATGGAGCGCACGATGGCGGGCGAGCGTATTTACCCCGACGAAACGCCCCTCATCCGCATAGGCAACGCCACCAACCACGAGTTCACCGAGCGTGAGTTGGACGTGCTCAAGGAGTTGACTACGGGCGATACCAACGCCGAGATCGCCGAGCGGTTGTTTATCTCGGTGGCCACGGTCAAGAGCCATATCCAGCACCTGATGGAGAAGACGGGGTTCAAAACCCGCACCGAGTTGGTGTCCGAGGCGCGCGGATTGGGCATCGTCATCAAGGACAAGCGGGAAGGGTAG